A genomic window from Glycine soja cultivar W05 unplaced genomic scaffold, ASM419377v2 tig00024302_1_pilon, whole genome shotgun sequence includes:
- the LOC114404351 gene encoding F-box/FBD/LRR-repeat protein At3g14710-like, protein MDSNAATMHGTTKQLKYGAKDIISQIHDSILGHILSFLPTMEAVQTSVLSTRWIDVWTSITNLKLNDGVLICSGKKMQKEQYEYFVNTMLLHLANLSIQSFSLCLTCFHYESSQVSAWISSILERGVQRLEIQYANKIFFPSHTLFSCNSLVQLVLQMRCTLSVPIFACLPNLQTLGLSGIKLVSDHESSTYSKDLVLSFPILKVFEAKGCEWSTKQNLCIQVPLLERFSIAMWNSLSNESCKSSIKIFSPHLTDFSYKGDLEQEIILLNTLSIRTASVVIVIDEDRKESMRRLGFQVHKLLTQICEVEQLKLLLYKVLVHAADIFTHLPVFGKLTYLQLNEVTGEALLNLLHNSPMLNTLILQNGVFDLNEDMLTSASVPQCFLSSLKVFQFKGFNVHEHELLLAKFVMANATVLERMTLSTAFWLQYSDIDMEKVKEQILSFPKRSSFVMIEFSHVNGS, encoded by the exons ATGGATTCAAATGCTGCAACAATGCATGGTACAACAAAACAGCTCAAGTATGGAGCAAAAGACATAATAAGCCAAATACATGACAGCATTCTTGGTCATATCTTGTCTTTCCTTCCAACGATGGAGGCAGTCCAAACAAGCGTGTTATCAACAAGGTGGATTGATGTTTGGACATCCATCACCAACCTAAAGTTGAATGATGGTGTGCTAATTTGTTCTGGGAAGAAGATGCAGAAGGAACAATATGAGTATTTTGTAAACACAATGCTTCTTCACCTTGCCAATTTAAGCATCCAAAGTTTCTCTCTTTGTTTAACATGTTTTCATTATGAGTCATCCCAGGTCAGTGCATGGATCTCTTCTATATTGGAAAGAGGAGTCCAAAGGCTTGAAATTCAATATGCTAATAAAATCTTCTTTCCTTCGCATACCCTCTTTAGTTGCAACTCTTTAGTACAATTGGTGCTTCAAATGAGATGCACTCTTAGTGTTCCAATCTTTGCATGTCTCCCAAACCTTCAAACTCTTGGCCTTTCGGGGATCAAGTTAGTGAGTGATCATGAATCCTCCACTTATTCAAAAGATCTAGTTCTTAGCTTCCCAATTCTCAAAGTGTTTGAAGCTAAAGGATGTGAGTGGTCAACTAAGCAGAATCTTTGTATCCAAGTACCTCTACTTGAAAGGTTTTCCATAGCAATGTGGAactccctatcaaatgaatcaTGCAAATCTTCCATCAAGATTTTCTCTCCCCATCTAACAGATTTCTCTTATAAGGGTGATCTTGAACAGGAAATCATTCTATTAAATACATTATCAATTCGCACTGCTTCTGTAGTGATTGTCATTGATGAAGATAGAAAGGAAAGCATGAGAAGACTTGGGTTTCAAGTACATAAGCTTCTCACACAAATCTGTGAAGTGGAACAATTGAAATTACTATTGTACAAG GTTTTAGTGCATGCTGCTGATATTTTCACCCATCTACCAGTTTTTGGAAAGTTGACTTATCTGCAACTGAATGAGGTTACCGGTGAAGCTCTGTTGAACCTACTCCACAATTCTCCCATGCTTAATACTCTTATATTACAAAAT ggAGTATTTGACTTAAATGAAGATATGTTGACATCTGCATCAGTGCCTCAATGCTTTTTGTCTAGCCTCAAAGTTTTTCAGTTTAAAGGATTTAATGTGCATGAGCATGAACTTCTTCTGGCGAAATTCGTGATGGCAAATGCAACAGTCTTGGAAAGAATGACTTTAAGCACAGCATTTTGGCTGCAGTATTCAGATATTGACATGGAGAAAGTTAAGGAGCAGATACTCTCTTTTCCAAAGCGTTCCAGCTTTGTCATGATTGAATTTTCTCATGTCAACGGTTCCTGA